The nucleotide window ATCGCCCTGACTGGTGTATCTCTCGCCAAAGAGATTGGGGTGTGCCTATAGCATTTTTTAGAGTTAAATCCAGTGGTGAAGTTCTCTTTGATGAGAAGGTTTTAAACTTTGTAGCTATGATATTTGAGATGCAAGGTAGTGATGCTTGGTACTCGATGTCTATAGAAGAGCTTTTATATCCTGGAAGCGGCTACAAGGCGGACGAGCTTGAAAAAGTAACAGATATTTTAGATGTTTGGTTTGATAGTGGTTCAACTTGGTATAGTGTTTTAAAGTCTCGCAACTACGATGCTGGCGATTACCCAGCTGATCTTTATGTAGAGGGAAGTGACCAGCATCGTGGTTGGTTTCAATCTTCTATGTTTTTAAGTGCCGCGGTTGAACATCAAGCACCTTACAAAGGAGTCCTAACTCACGGTTTCACAGTCGATGAAAAGGGCGAGAAGATGTCAAAATCAAAAGGCAATGTTGTCGCTCCTGAGAAAGTTTTAAAAGAGTATGGAAGTGAGATACTTCGCCTTTGGGTAGCATCTAGTGACTATCAAGGGGATTTGAAGATTTCTCAGGGTATTTTAAAACAAAACTCCGAAAACTATAGAAAGCTCAGAAATACTTTTAGAATCATGCTTGCAAACATCAACGACCTTGAAGTTCTAAGCCCGTACTCGGAGATGGGAGAGCTAGATAGATGGATACTAAGCGTTGCTAGAGAAGTTTTTAACAACTCTCATAAGTCATTTTCTGAGTACAACTATGTTCATGGAATGAGTCTGCTAAACAACTTTATAGTAAATGAGTTAAGCGGAATGTATATAGACATGACAAAAGACTCACTCTACTGTAATGCAAAGAGTGACAAAAAGAGAAAAGCATCTCAAAGTGCGATGGCTATCATCACAAAGTCGATGCTACTTCTAATAGCTCCGATACTCACATATACAGCAGATGAGATAGTTGAGAATGCTCCTGCTATCATAAAAGGAGATGCATCGAGCATCTTTGATATGGTTTATGAAGAGATAAAAGAGATAGAGACTTCATTTGATGAAGAGTATATGGTAAAAGCAAGAGAGAGTTTTGCAACTATAGTAGATACACTTAAAAAAGAAAAAATCATAAAAAACACTTTAGAGTTAGCCATCTCATGTAATTCTAAAGCAATCCTCGACATGGACTCAACCGATGCTGAGGACTGGTTTGTAGTCTCAAAAGTATCTGATGAAGAAGAAAAAGAGTCTCTAGGAAGCTTCAAAGTTGGTGATGACTCATTTACCATCACAAAAGCAACTGCTCACAAGTGCCCAAGATGCTGGAAGTACCAAGCAGCAAATGAAGATGAAACATGCGAGAGATGTGCAAGAGTTGTAAATGCCTAATTTTGCAGAGCCAGTTTCAGCTACATTTATCGCAGTTACAGTAGCTGTGATATTTGTAGGAATTGCTATTGCTATTGTGTTTGTTAAGATGGGGAAGAAGTCTAGAAATCCAAAGGGCTTATAACTTTAGCCTTGTTCATCTCACTCACTACATGAGTATATATCATGGTTGTCTCAACACTTTTATGACCTAAAAGCTCCTGTATACTCCTGAGATCTATCCCAGCTTGTAGTAGATGCGTAGCGTAAGAGTGTCTAAAAATATGTGAAGTTACACGCTTGTTTAGGTTTGCCTTTTGAGATGCTGCTTTTATGTTTCGTCCTAAAGTTTGCGGATGGATGTGATGTCTTCTTTTTTCATGTGTTCTTGGGTCTTTAGATATGTTTTTCATAGGAAATAGGTACTGCCATTTGGTTTCATACTTTGCTGATGGGTATTTTTTTTCTAAAGAGTAAGGTAAATAAACACTTCCAAAACCATTGTCTATATCATTTTTATGCAGCTTTTCAACTAGCCTTACTTGAGCTAAGAGCTGCTCTTTTAGCTTTTTAGGAAGAGGGATAGTTCTGTCTGTTAAAGATTTTGAATCCCAAATATATATTTTTTCATATCCAAAATCAATATCTTTTATTCTGAGATTTAAAGCCTCATTCATTCTTAACCCACATCCGTACATAAGATGTACTATAACACTATAGTCCATAGGTATATTTTGTAGTACTCTTTTCACTTCATCTTTTGTAAGCACAACTGGTATATGTTTTCTTTCTTGAGAACGAAATGCCTGAATATTCCACTCGCTTATATCAACACCAAGCACCTCTTTGTATAAAAATAAGATAGCACTAAAAGCCTGGTTCTGAGTCGTTGGCGAAACTCTGTCTTTTACCGCTAACTTAGTAAGGTACTGTTCTATTTCTGCTTTACCCATTTCGATGGGATGTTTTTTGTGATGAAATAAGATGTAATGCTTAATCCAATGCACATAAGTTTTTTCAGTTGAGAAACTATAGTGTTTAAAACGAATCTTATCTCTTACTATGTCCAACAATTTCTTTTTAACTTCCATAAAAAACCCCTCCGCTTAAGCTACATTTTGTGTGTTAAGTACTATATGCAACATTTAACTCACAAAGTGTGTATTAAACTCTCTAAAATCTACTTAACACACATATAATATTTAAACACTTTATAGTATTTTTATCTTTTGACTAAAAAATATGACAAAATGACATACTTTTTGATAAATTTGCATTTTTAACACACATTAAATGTGATTGTTAATTGTTGTATTTAAGGTCGTTTTATATAGAATGTGTTTGATTAAATAGTTATGTAAAAAAGATTGCCCATGAATGAATATAATACAGATATTGTCAAACTTACTTGTTCTTGTCCTGACTGGAAAGAGACAAGATGGCAATATAAATTAAATGACCCAAGAAGATTATGTAAACATATTATCAATAAACTTGATATAAATAATTTACCAATTGGAATATCAAAATTTAAAGAGTCTATTGAATTTTATCAAGAAAAAGAATGGGGTTTTAAAAGAGACTTTGATGAAATCATTGAGATAGGTAATTTTACTTTACTAGGTAGTGTTAGCTGGATAGATGTTTTTGATGGAGATGGTACGAGATATGGATATTTAAATGATAGCTATACTGGTGAAAATTGGTGGTCTAAACAAAACAAACCTATAGGATACGAAAAAATCGAAGCTTTTTTTAAAAAACGCTTTGACACTATTCCTTTACCCCTGCAAGGCAAAGAGAAACAAGATATAGCCAACTACATTAAAGAGGTTATTCCGAGTAAACAAAATATTCAATTTTCAATAGAAGATGACCAATATGAGCCGTCGCCTGACGGAATATATTATTGTCTTTATGAATCAACAAGTGATTATTCTTTGGAAGATGAAGTTAGACATATTATTGTAAAAAACGATGAAATAATCATTGAAATGTATTACGGAAAAATATTTAAATACACTAGAGATTATAAATATGCTAAATCATTTCTTGAAAACAAAAAACAAAAAGAACAAGAAAGATTAGATAATGAGAGGCAAAAGTATGAAGAAGAATTAAAACAAAAAAGAAAAATTGCTATAGAAAAAAGCTATATTTTGGTTCAGGATTATGAAGGTGATTTATATGATATTCAAAATATTTATAATCATCCCGACGGATTATCTTGGGACGAATACGAAAAAGTAAAAAACTCAATACTTGGTAACTATAATACTCTTCAACATCTAATAAAAGAATTTTCAATAGATATTACAACTGCGAAATTCAATAAAGCATTAAAAAATTTAAATTTTGTTGTGAAAGAATCAACATTAAATCAAAATGATTGGATACTAAAAGGTGATGGATTGCAGTATGGAATTAATTTAATTAAAGATTCCAAATATATGCATGAAAATATACCTGACTGGTATAAAGTACACATATTTGATAATACAAAAATGAAACTCATAAAATTAGAATCTAATTTCAATATTAAAATGACTTCTACTTTGTTTGAAAAAAATAAATTCAATGAACTTTATCAACTTGTTAAACAAGAGATTGAAAACAGTCAATTAAATAATAAAATCATAGATGAAACAACAAGTAATAAAAAACTTGAAAGAGCAAAATGGTTAAGACACGTAGAATGTCCAAATTGCGGAGAAAAAACAAATATACATAAAAAAGATAAAAGAAGACGTAAAAATGGATACATTCAGAGGTTCTATTGTAATGCGTGTAATAGTATGTTTCAAATGGATATTGAAAAGTTGGAGCAGATGATGAAAGACTATGAAAAAGATGAACTAAATAAAGAAAAATTGATTATTACACAAAAAGAAACGGATATTCAATCATTTGAAAAAGAAGTACAAGCAGTAAAAATATCTCAAGAAAAAAATTTATTCAAAAGGTTTTTTTCTTTTTTTGAGTAGATTACATAACAAACCAGAGGAGCCAATCAGTGACCCGCACGCGGGTTACT belongs to Sulfurimonas hongkongensis and includes:
- a CDS encoding integron integrase is translated as MEVKKKLLDIVRDKIRFKHYSFSTEKTYVHWIKHYILFHHKKHPIEMGKAEIEQYLTKLAVKDRVSPTTQNQAFSAILFLYKEVLGVDISEWNIQAFRSQERKHIPVVLTKDEVKRVLQNIPMDYSVIVHLMYGCGLRMNEALNLRIKDIDFGYEKIYIWDSKSLTDRTIPLPKKLKEQLLAQVRLVEKLHKNDIDNGFGSVYLPYSLEKKYPSAKYETKWQYLFPMKNISKDPRTHEKRRHHIHPQTLGRNIKAASQKANLNKRVTSHIFRHSYATHLLQAGIDLRSIQELLGHKSVETTMIYTHVVSEMNKAKVISPLDF